In Thalassophryne amazonica chromosome 4, fThaAma1.1, whole genome shotgun sequence, a genomic segment contains:
- the LOC117508493 gene encoding ras-related protein Rap-2b — translation MREYKVVVLGSGGVGKSALTVQFVTGSFIEKYDPTIEDFYRKEIEVDSSPSVLEILDTAGTEQFASMRDLYIKNGQGFILVYSLVNQQSFQDIKPMRDQIIRVKRYERVPMILVGNKVDLEGEREVSSGEGKALADDWNCPFMETSAKNKTSVDELFAEIVRQMNYAATPNGDDQCCSCAIL, via the coding sequence ATGAGAGAGTACAAAGTAGTGGTTCTGGGCTCCGGAGGGGTCGGCAAATCCGCACTGACCGTCCAGTTCGTGACCGGATCTTTTATCGAGAAATACGACCCCACGATAGAGGATTTCTACAGGAAGGAAATCGAAGTGGACTCGTCCCCGTCCGTGCTGGAGATCCTGGACACGGCGGGGACCGAACAGTTCGCCTCCATGCGAGACCTGTACATCAAAAACGGTCAGGGCTTCATCCTGGTCTACAGCTTGGTCAACCAGCAGAGCTTCCAGGACATCAAGCCGATGAGGGACCAGATCATCCGGGTGAAGAGGTACGAGCGGGTGCCGATGATCCTGGTTGGGAACAAAGTGGACCTGGAGGGGGAGAGGGAGGTGTCGTCCGGAGAGGGCAAGGCTCTGGCAGACGACTGGAACTGCCCGTTCATGGAAACTTCAGCCAAAAATAAAACGTCTGTGGACGAGCTGTTCGCAGAGATCGTCAGACAGATGAACTATGCCGCCACACCAAATGGCGACGACCAGTGCTGCTCTTGTGCCATCCTTtaa